In the genome of Triticum urartu cultivar G1812 chromosome 5, Tu2.1, whole genome shotgun sequence, one region contains:
- the LOC125509585 gene encoding UDP-glycosyltransferase 73C12-like, giving the protein MSTDEEVKAEAAAAHFVFVPLMAQGHIIPAVDTALLLATQGALCTIVATPSTAARVRPTVESARRSGLPVSLVDFPLDYAAVGLPDGVPGGADNMDNLPPEYMLAYFSAVALLRGPIEAHLRDRAPRPPTCIVSDFCHPWTVELAASLGVPRLSFFSMCAFCVLCQHNVERFNAYDGVLDYNHPVVVPGLEKRFEVTRAQAPGFFRGWPGWEKFADDVERARAEADGVVMNTFVEMEPEYVAGYAAARAMKVWTVGPVSLYHQHAATLAARGNTAAIDTDDCVRWLDDREPGSVVYVSFGSIAHADPKQISELGLGLEASGYPFIWVVKDAGRHDEAALAFLRELEERVAGRGLLVWGWAPQALILSHRAAGAFVTHCGWNSTLEAVAAGLPVVTWPHFTDQFLNEKMAVEVLGIGVSVGVKEPVMYRMDEKDIVVGRETVEAAVRSAMDGGEDGEERRCKARALAVKARAAMREGGSSHANIRDLAKSFQVGATQDTPE; this is encoded by the coding sequence ATGTCGACCGATGAAGAAGTgaaggcggaggcggcggcggcgcactTCGTGTTCGTCCCGCTAATGGCCCAGGGGCACATCATCCCCGCCGTCGACACCGCGCTGCTGCTGGCCACTCAAGGCGCGCTCTGCACCATCGTCGCCACGCCGTCCACGGCGGCGCGGGTGCGCCCCACCGTCGAATCCGCCCGGCGCTCCGGCCTGCCAGTCAGCCTCGTCGACTTCCCGCTCGACTACGCCGCGGTCGGCCTGCCCGACGGGGTTCCAGGCGGGGCGGACAACATGGACAACCTCCCCCCGGAGTACATGCTGGCCTACTTCTCCGCCGTCGCGCTCCTCCGGGGGCCGATCGAGGCCCACCTCCGCGACCGCGCGCCCCGGCCACCGACATGCATCGTGTCCGACTTCTGCCACCCGTGGACCGTGGAGCTCGCGGCCAGCCTCGGCGTCCCccggctcagcttcttcagcATGTGCGCCTTCTGCGTCCTCTGCCAGCACAACGTCGAGAGGTTCAACGCCTACGACGGCGTGCTCGACTACAACCACCCGGTCGTCGTGCCGGGGCTGGAGAAGCGGTTCGAGGTGACGAGGGCGCAGGCCCCCGGCTTCTTCCGGGGCTGGCCCGGGTGGGAGAAGTTCGCCGACGACGTGGAGCGCGCGCGGGCCGAGGCCGACGGCGTCGTCATGAACACCTTcgtggagatggagcccgagtaCGTCGCCGGCTACGCGGCCGCGAGGGCGATGAAGGTGTGGACCGTGGGGCCGGTGTCTCTCTACCACCAACACGCCGCAACGCTGGCGGCGAGAGGGAACACCGCGGCAATCGACACCGACGACTGCGTCCGGTGGCTCGACGACAGGGAGCCCGGCTCCGTGGTCTACGTCAGCTTCGGCAGCATCGCGCACGCGGACCCGAAGCAGATCTCGGAGCTCGGCCTGGGGCTGGAGGCGTCGGGCTACCCTTTCATCTGGGTGGTCAAGGACGCCGGCCGCCACGACGAGGCCGCGCTCGCCTTCCTCCGCGAGCTCGAGGAGCGCGTCGCGGGGCGTGGACTGCTCGTCTGGGGGTGGGCGCCGCAGGCGCTCATCCTGTCGCACCGCGCGGCGGGCGCGTTCGTGACGCACTGCGGCTGGAACTCGACGCTGGAGGCGGTCGCGGCGGGGCTGCCGGTGGTGACGTGGCCGCACTTCACGGACCAGTTCCTGAACGAGAAGATGGCGGTGGAGGTGCTGGGGATCGGCGTCAGCGTCGGGGTGAAGGAGCCAGTGATGTACCGGATGGATGAGAAGGATATCGTGGTTGGGAGGGAGACGGTGGAGGCCGCGGTGAGGAGCGCCATGGACGGCGGGGAGGATGGCGAGGAGAGGCGCTGCAAGGCCCGTGCGCTCGCGGTGAAAGCGAGGGCGGCCATGCGGGAGGGGGGCTCGTCGCACGCCAACATCCGCGATCTGGCCAAGAGTTTCCAGGTGGGCGCCACACAAGATACCCCCGAGTGA